Proteins from a genomic interval of Oharaeibacter diazotrophicus:
- a CDS encoding TetR/AcrR family transcriptional regulator encodes MPGTTRAYNSPLREQNAQQTRESILAALHALMGDAGAPDEIGMEAIAQKAGVQRRTIFRHFANREDLLRAFWPWLNARIGASPAPRSVRDVVDGPREAFPRFDAHEAAMRAALHSRTGREMRMDTVTGRRALFAGALEPVLSQLPPETARKVEALAHLLFSASAWETLKDYGGLTGAQAGETASWALELILSAVDPGREKADVPSRTKEKER; translated from the coding sequence ATGCCCGGCACCACGCGAGCCTACAACAGCCCTCTGCGCGAACAGAACGCGCAGCAGACGCGCGAATCGATCCTCGCGGCGCTCCATGCGCTGATGGGCGACGCCGGTGCGCCCGACGAGATCGGCATGGAGGCGATCGCGCAGAAGGCCGGCGTGCAGCGGCGCACGATCTTTCGTCACTTCGCCAACCGCGAGGACCTGCTCCGCGCCTTCTGGCCGTGGCTCAACGCGAGGATAGGCGCATCCCCGGCCCCGCGAAGCGTGCGCGACGTGGTCGACGGCCCGCGCGAAGCCTTCCCGCGCTTCGATGCGCACGAGGCGGCGATGCGTGCCGCGCTCCACTCGCGCACCGGACGCGAGATGCGCATGGATACCGTCACCGGACGACGTGCGCTGTTCGCCGGCGCGTTGGAGCCCGTCCTCTCCCAGCTTCCGCCGGAGACCGCCCGCAAGGTCGAGGCTCTGGCGCACCTGCTCTTCTCGGCTTCCGCTTGGGAGACCCTGAAAGACTACGGCGGTCTCACCGGTGCCCAGGCCGGCGAGACCGCATCCTGGGCGCTCGAGTTGATCCTGTCCGCGGTCGACCCGGGCCGTGAAAAGGCGGACGTCCCATCGCGAACCAAGGAGAAAGAGCGATGA